Proteins encoded within one genomic window of Episyrphus balteatus chromosome 1, idEpiBalt1.1, whole genome shotgun sequence:
- the LOC129906969 gene encoding F-box only protein 42 isoform X1, which translates to MVDIEELPDEIIEFIFTYLPPYADLEGCSLVCKRWNSIVKNVIRRSKFNLQKGLNDFRLGWEMYRPKEEVATIAGRFSHSAVFHENSMFIFGGGSSSDTTFNDLWRFNLSHTKWERPISLGTYPSPKGSASMVCYQNQLILFGGWRYPSLHPPYQPWCLFDELHMYDLKTNRWIHVRAQLPTPPPMAGHSASVHRHRMVVFGGYQISEGVNNNSNDTWCLNLDSLTWSTPKIAGNTKPPPRYGQFQVSLDEDHLLIVGGCGGPNSIYTDAWVLDMSKEPWQWKSIPVKNKKWGASHMWCNPACKVDSKLVVLGPTPNLPTDFQMMKQTRAPTAVRGPEQFPDRADGLNRFDNFMMVDDRRLNQRGIVMNNNHQNNNNNIFPGMHAPPNPDVRNHNRPQLRNLRNNNDVGAAPAQPAQIEDNNPNDMEAANRLQRNLALRCRDHEPRLPKRFDELYEDPFRMAAFNVPSRHRSLSKDHHERIRRMEEKMNAIRNSRRALVVEQKIKEPSPKRVKRNVLSLFVCDLKNALSEIDPYLQWIELKNYGIIPGAPERLILSSMVAGNGELILFGGVHKETLSEITHSVSNSVHFLSAPRDIV; encoded by the exons ATGTAATACGacgttcaaaatttaatttacaaaaaggTCTTAATGACTTTCGCCTTGGTTGGGAGATGTATCGTCCAAAAGAAGAAGTTGCAACTATAGCCGGACGATTTTCACATTCGGCTGTCTTTCACGAAAATtcaatgtttatttttggtGGGGGTTCATCCTCCGACACAACATTCAATGATTTATGGAGATTTAATTTGTCACACACAAAGTGGGAACGCCCCATATCCTTGGGCACCTATCCTTCTCCTAAAGGTTCTGCTTCAATGGTCTGCTatcaaaatcaattgattttattCGGTGGATGGAGATATCCTTCTTTGCATCCACCATATCAGCCGTGGTGTTTGTTTGATGAGTTGCACATGTATGACCTCAAAACAAATCGGTGGATTCATGTTCGTGCCCAACTTCCCACACCTCCTCCGATGGCCGGACATTCAGCAAGTGTTCATCGCCACAGAATGGTGGTTTTTGGCGGTTATCAGATATCCGAAGGCGTAAATAACAATTCTAACGATACTTGGTGCCTAAATTTAGACTCGCTTACTTGGTCTACTCCAAAGATTGCAGGTAATACAAAGCCGCCCCCACGTTATGGTCAGTTTCAAGTTAGCCTAGACGAGGACCATCTTCTAATTGTTGGTGGTTGTGGAGGACCTAACAGTATATACACAGATGCTTGGGTATTAGATATGTCGAAAGAACCATGGCAATGGAAATCTATcccagttaaaaataaaaaatggggTGCTTCACACATGTGGTGTAATCCAGCCTGCAAAGTGGACTCTAAGCTAGTAGTGTTGGGCCCAACTCCAAATTTACCAACAGATTTTCAAATGATGAAACAGACAAGAGCTCCTACTGCAGTAAGAGGCCCGGAACAATTTCCCGATAGGGCTGATGGCTTAAATCGTTTTGATAACTTTATGATGGTTGATGACAGGCGTTTAAACCAAAGGGGAATTGTTATGAATAACAACCACcagaacaacaacaataatattttccCAGGAATGCACGCCCCTCCCAACCCAGATGTTAGAAACCATAACCGGCCACAATTGAGAAATCTAAGAAATAACAATGATGTTGGAGCGGCGCCCGCACAGCCTGCTCAAATTGAAGATAACAATCCTAATGATATGGAGGCGGCAAATCGCTTGCAAAGAAATTTGGCTCTTCGATGTCGGGATCATGAACCTCGTTTACCAAAACGTTTTGATGAATTGTATGAG GACCCTTTTCGTATGGCTGCATTTAATGTACCAAGCCGTCACCGTAGTTTATCGAAAGACCACCATGAACGTATTCGGCGCATGGAGGAGAAAATGAATGCCATCAGAAACTCGAGGCGAGCCCTTGTTGTagagcaaaaaattaaagaacctTCTCCAAAACGCGTTAAGCGAAACGTTCTCTCGCTTTTTGTGTGCGATCTGAAAAACGCTCTATCGGAAATTGATCCTTATTTGCAATGGATAGAGTTAAAAAATTATGGCATAATTCCTGGTGCTCCAGAACGTTTAATACTCTCATCAATGGTTGCTGGCAATGGTGAATTAATACTTTTTGGAGGGGTACACAAGGAAACCTTATCTGAGATAACCCATTCGGTTTCAAACTCTGTCCATTTTTTGAGTGCTCCCAGAGATATTGtttag
- the LOC129906969 gene encoding probable serine/threonine-protein kinase DDB_G0272254 isoform X2, with protein MYRPKEEVATIAGRFSHSAVFHENSMFIFGGGSSSDTTFNDLWRFNLSHTKWERPISLGTYPSPKGSASMVCYQNQLILFGGWRYPSLHPPYQPWCLFDELHMYDLKTNRWIHVRAQLPTPPPMAGHSASVHRHRMVVFGGYQISEGVNNNSNDTWCLNLDSLTWSTPKIAGNTKPPPRYGQFQVSLDEDHLLIVGGCGGPNSIYTDAWVLDMSKEPWQWKSIPVKNKKWGASHMWCNPACKVDSKLVVLGPTPNLPTDFQMMKQTRAPTAVRGPEQFPDRADGLNRFDNFMMVDDRRLNQRGIVMNNNHQNNNNNIFPGMHAPPNPDVRNHNRPQLRNLRNNNDVGAAPAQPAQIEDNNPNDMEAANRLQRNLALRCRDHEPRLPKRFDELYEDPFRMAAFNVPSRHRSLSKDHHERIRRMEEKMNAIRNSRRALVVEQKIKEPSPKRVKRNVLSLFVCDLKNALSEIDPYLQWIELKNYGIIPGAPERLILSSMVAGNGELILFGGVHKETLSEITHSVSNSVHFLSAPRDIV; from the exons ATGTATCGTCCAAAAGAAGAAGTTGCAACTATAGCCGGACGATTTTCACATTCGGCTGTCTTTCACGAAAATtcaatgtttatttttggtGGGGGTTCATCCTCCGACACAACATTCAATGATTTATGGAGATTTAATTTGTCACACACAAAGTGGGAACGCCCCATATCCTTGGGCACCTATCCTTCTCCTAAAGGTTCTGCTTCAATGGTCTGCTatcaaaatcaattgattttattCGGTGGATGGAGATATCCTTCTTTGCATCCACCATATCAGCCGTGGTGTTTGTTTGATGAGTTGCACATGTATGACCTCAAAACAAATCGGTGGATTCATGTTCGTGCCCAACTTCCCACACCTCCTCCGATGGCCGGACATTCAGCAAGTGTTCATCGCCACAGAATGGTGGTTTTTGGCGGTTATCAGATATCCGAAGGCGTAAATAACAATTCTAACGATACTTGGTGCCTAAATTTAGACTCGCTTACTTGGTCTACTCCAAAGATTGCAGGTAATACAAAGCCGCCCCCACGTTATGGTCAGTTTCAAGTTAGCCTAGACGAGGACCATCTTCTAATTGTTGGTGGTTGTGGAGGACCTAACAGTATATACACAGATGCTTGGGTATTAGATATGTCGAAAGAACCATGGCAATGGAAATCTATcccagttaaaaataaaaaatggggTGCTTCACACATGTGGTGTAATCCAGCCTGCAAAGTGGACTCTAAGCTAGTAGTGTTGGGCCCAACTCCAAATTTACCAACAGATTTTCAAATGATGAAACAGACAAGAGCTCCTACTGCAGTAAGAGGCCCGGAACAATTTCCCGATAGGGCTGATGGCTTAAATCGTTTTGATAACTTTATGATGGTTGATGACAGGCGTTTAAACCAAAGGGGAATTGTTATGAATAACAACCACcagaacaacaacaataatattttccCAGGAATGCACGCCCCTCCCAACCCAGATGTTAGAAACCATAACCGGCCACAATTGAGAAATCTAAGAAATAACAATGATGTTGGAGCGGCGCCCGCACAGCCTGCTCAAATTGAAGATAACAATCCTAATGATATGGAGGCGGCAAATCGCTTGCAAAGAAATTTGGCTCTTCGATGTCGGGATCATGAACCTCGTTTACCAAAACGTTTTGATGAATTGTATGAG GACCCTTTTCGTATGGCTGCATTTAATGTACCAAGCCGTCACCGTAGTTTATCGAAAGACCACCATGAACGTATTCGGCGCATGGAGGAGAAAATGAATGCCATCAGAAACTCGAGGCGAGCCCTTGTTGTagagcaaaaaattaaagaacctTCTCCAAAACGCGTTAAGCGAAACGTTCTCTCGCTTTTTGTGTGCGATCTGAAAAACGCTCTATCGGAAATTGATCCTTATTTGCAATGGATAGAGTTAAAAAATTATGGCATAATTCCTGGTGCTCCAGAACGTTTAATACTCTCATCAATGGTTGCTGGCAATGGTGAATTAATACTTTTTGGAGGGGTACACAAGGAAACCTTATCTGAGATAACCCATTCGGTTTCAAACTCTGTCCATTTTTTGAGTGCTCCCAGAGATATTGtttag